GCTTGCTGGTAAAATGATGAAAGCGGATCGCTACCACCAGCCATATCGCCGCAAGCTTGTCCCACATTTTGAACAGGTTGAAGAAACAGCTTTAAAGTCTGGTGCATTCGGTGCAGCGTTAAGTGGTGCTGGTCCTTCTATTCTGTGTTTTGCTGAAAAAGGTGCTGGTCGAGCATTAGAAGAAGCGTTAATTGAACAGTTTCCAGAAATGGACATATTGCCTTTGGAAGTTGATCAAAACGGTTCAATTGTCAGTGAATGCAAATTTGAAAAATGTGGAAAATAAAAAACAGGGCTGAATTCCTTGAAGAATTCAGCCCTGTTTTTTGAAATTAAAATACTTGTTCGACTTCCACAACGCCCGGTACTTCTTCTAATAAAGCGCGCTCGATACCAGCTTTAAGTGTGATAGTAGAGCTTGGGCAGCTGCCACAAGCACCTAATAAGCGTAATTTTACAACGCCATCTTCAACATCCACTAGTTCGCAGTCACCGCCATCACGTAAAAGAAATGGACGTAATTTATCTAATACTTCTTGAACTTGTACTAACATATCTTGCTCAGACATTCAATCTACTCCTTTCCTTAATCTTATTATAATCAGAACAACCATAAAAATCTATTCCCGAAACCGTAAAACTAACATAAAAAGGTGAATAATATTAGAATATTATTATAGATAATTTATAAAAAAGGAGGGGTGGGATGGATAGAGAAGGTTTGGAAATAATTGTATACGGGGCTGAGCAGGTTTGTTCCAGTTGTGTTTCGGTCCCTTCATCAAAGGAAACGATAGAATGGTTAGAGGCTGCTATCAGCCGAAAATTTCCTAATCAGCATTTTGAACTCTCCTATGTGGATATTTTTAATCCACCAAGTGGAGATCGGGTAAAGATGGATTTTGCACAGAAGGTCATCGACGAGGATTTATTTTATCCTGTTGTTGTGATCAACGGAAACATCGTTGGTGAAGGCAGCCCAA
The DNA window shown above is from Bacillus sp. T3 and carries:
- a CDS encoding DUF1462 family protein, which gives rise to MDREGLEIIVYGAEQVCSSCVSVPSSKETIEWLEAAISRKFPNQHFELSYVDIFNPPSGDRVKMDFAQKVIDEDLFYPVVVINGNIVGEGSPRLKVIFAEMENNGYKAE